TAGCTTCCTTGGAAGCtccttttttaaaacttttttcatgtaaaataaaagttgaatttTTGAAAGATCTTTCTTATTTGGCCCAATTTCTGTGAAGAGAAGTTTAGTTTgagaaaactttttttaacttattttctaTATTAGGTTTATTTAGGAaaagtgaaaatagaaaatgaaaaaaaaaagttgttttcacCGTTTTCtatataaactttttaagaCGGGAAACAAAGCAAAAccagtgacatttttgtaattaaaagtggaaacaaaaaatgttttcttgaTAAGGTCACCCTCCACCCCAATTCTCTGCATCATTCTTGCGACAAGAAGGATAACAGTTTAAGCTTGGGAAGCACACTATTAAGCACACTAATGAGATAGGTAAAACCAATAGCATACCTGTCGCTAAACTTCTCAACAGCATCTGAAGCATATAGAAGGGTTTCATTAGCTTTCTCTAGAACCATGTAAAGCTCCTTCCCTCTTGTGACTCGAGAAATAACCCATGCATTATTTTTTGCTCTAATGCACACCTCTAAGTCTTTTTCACAATTACGGCTATCCAGTTTTGCTCTACTCTTCTCTAACTCCACCTCTTGCCTAAGCTTATTCATAGCAAGTAAGGACTCCTGTACCAGGcacaaaaaagaacaaaagttaaaaatgttttcaagTCAGTAGGTTCACAGGCAACGAGAGCATTGGTGACAAGTACATTATAGTGCCAAACACAAAAAAGTGCCATCAGAAGCTTGAATAACAAGTCATATCTGTCAATTTAgtataacatattaattaaaaaaaatgggaaaagGTACCAACACACACCTTTGTTAAAGTTGTAACTTTTGTTGCTGGAGAAGCCCTGGATACATTTCTATCACCATCTACAAGTAAGTAGCGGTACCCACTAACGTGATAAGCATTATCTCCACCCCATCCTTTCGATAGTTTCTCTTCAACTTTCAATATTTTAAGTGATGCCTGATGCAttcagcaaaaataaaaaataaaaaaattatgatcagAGAAAAAGATACATTTGCTAAACATCTCAGTTCAATTTCATATGCTTCCCAACTGAAGAACCACAATGCATTGTCAAACAGACATTATCAGATCATCAAGCAGATCAAATTAGAATCCTATTCAGTGATGAATATTTAGCAGCAGATAGCTTCATTGTACATTTTACTACCGAAGTTTTATTTTGTGCATTTTACTTcatgttttcaattttcacaCATTTTACCAATCTGTTAAATGTGTAATGAACGAAGTCTTGACGTGTCTCTaaaaaacaatttcattttGTCACCAATTTATGCAAAACGACGTCGTTTTGTTACCAAGATGATGGTAcattgcacaaaaaaaaaattgggtggTAAAATgcgtgaaaataaaaaacatgatgGTAAAATgcttccaaaaaaaaacattacatcATTTATTACAGGAGACATTAATCCCAAAAAACACAAAGTTCTATTATCCTGAGGAACTATGTGCATTTATTAACAACTTCCCTCAATTACACGCCTTCGTATATTATGTCTGATATCATAAAATCGCACATAAAGCAATACAAAAGTAAAACACAGAAAACAACAGAATGCACTAGAATAAACTAGCAGAATAATCTATAATCCCTCTCTTAATGAAATGTTGGTGTCACCAATAGAACAGATACAAATCATGCATATAAGCTATGAAAGAGAATTCAATGATACAGTGACCAAAAAATCTCAAAGTACTAACGCTATTACGCTTGGATCGAGAGGAATGTGGcagaaggaaaatgaaaagtaaCATTCTCCACTCTCCCATGTTTGGGAATTCTTTTCAGTAAAAGGGAGAGAGAATAGAAGTGGTAAAAAGTAATTCTAGGGGACATGTTTAGGCATAACATAACAGCAAAAAGGGGTCCTGTCAGTGAATTGTACCATGCATGAAGTTGAACCCTAAATAATATAATGGAAAACACTACAATGTTAAGTGTCAGTTCATATTATGTGCAAAAGCTAATCAGAATTCattaggaaacaaaaaaaatcactatGATAGAAGACTAACATTTTCAACAACTTGCTGCCTCACTGCCGACACACCTTGCTCCCCGTTAGGAATGGATGATACAGGAATCAGAAGCATCAAAGTAAGGCTTCTATGCTGATAAACACAAAGATACATTTTCTCTCCTGTATGTTGAAGCCAAACTGTTGGAGAGGCAAACACCCACGTACCAACTTCTGCACCCCATAAATCAGTGACAAGATAACCATCTTTTCCTTTAGACCATTTGTCACTCTGTAAGGGCCTCACAACATGATAGTGGTTATCTTCACCAGAGGATATATCAGATGAGCCATAAAAACTTTCAGACAAAGAGCTTGGATGGGCCATGTTAGACTCAGTGGCAACATTGGATGCAGAACTTCCTTTCCGTAAGTAGGACCAGGAACTTGTTCCAGAAGATAGAGCATGGGGAGTCAACCTTAGCACAGCATATGTGAATAAATTTATGGTGTCATCCTGACAAAAGAGTCAAGGTCAATTAAGTAACTTAATGAATGACCAAGCATCTTGCCCAATCAAATTCAGTAAGAATAAATTTGTACTAAACCTACAGGAGATAGACTTGTGGACACTAGCAGGTCTTGAAATAAAACCAAAGAGTAGCAGGGAGTGTTTCCAGAAGAAGATTCAAGCACCCTGACAAGGGACTGCCAAAACAAGAAGAAATCAACAAAATAGAATGCCATTAACATGCCAAACTTCTTCCTTTTTTCATCTAAACTTGCTGCAAATAGTCAATAGCTTAAGTGGGCAACGGATGCAAAATTAGGGAATGAAAACACACATTCATAACAAATGAAAAGTTTAAAAACACTTATGTAACACACATGTACATCAAATGTAAATATGCAAGCATGTTTCATCTTAATCAACTAACCattgatgagtaattgttgaacATGAATTCAACCAATCCAGTTATTGAATCACATAATATTATCTTGATGATGGTGTATATCAAAATTTAGATAAATTCAACATTCATGAGTatgcaaaataatataataatcaacattaacttataatttaaaaaatatatttaaattaaaaataagtgacAGATGAAGCATcaactgtttttgtttttgtgacaACAAACTTTATAAACTTAATTTACTTTATAAGAACTGTGTGAGTATGCTAATAGTTACAATTGGTATGAGAAGATCGCCACCTATATATAAATGAATCACAAATGATAACAGGTGCTATAGTGTAAGtaatttcatctttttcatttcatATTTACACTTACAATTGTTACTATTTAATAACAAGTGCGAGTTAATGATTTTGTGGGCTAATAAGGAAAGTAGGGAAAGAGATAACAAAGGAAAGTGGAAACAAAAGGATTAGATAACCACAAAACTTGTGCACTAACAATTTTGTTCTCTGTGACAACTCATAATCCTATCATTTTAGAATTGCTGTGATTCTGAGACAGCATTGTTAAGTCAATTAATAAGACACATCGGCCTCCTCCATATGTTCCTATATAGTTGGGTCCAGTATAAAATTAGAACACCATATTTTCTCCCTCTTCCAACTGAAAACCAAATTTTAAAGAAGCTTGTAATACCAAACTCAAATGTCTATTATccccaaaataaaatcatcgcaaTATGTATGCAAACAGGACTCTACGAGCAAGAGCAACCAGGAAAATAAGATAAGAGTGAAGCAGAGAGACAGAGATATTATAGATGATACACAAATCAACAGCACACTCAAGGCAATGGAAACATGTGAAataacaataaagaaaaaatatagcaTAAAAAACACTGAAGCATTATCTCTATCGCCCTAGTTTTGGATGAGTTTTGTAGtttttcaaaccacaatttaaaacttATCTAACCTGAACCTCAATTGCAGCCTCGCGACCTATTGTCAGCATCTGAACAGTTCCACGTTCCTTTAAGCAATCACGGAATGAAGGTAAAAGGAGCTTTTTCCCCGCAAGAAAATCTGgctcaaagagaaaaaaatcataattaaggtATGAGAGACAGAAGCTACTTGAGCATCAGTCAGGTAGGACAGAGCCAAAGCGAAAGGAAACCATTTGATACAGCAACTTCACCATTACCACAGCAGCAAGTATCCCACGGAGACCGCTTTTTACATGCTGACAATTATGACTTAGAATGAAATATTTTGAATCATAAGTTGATAATGAAGGAAGAATGTGATAGGCATGCTAGCTATCGTGTGATGACTTACCCCTCAGATAATCCATGATAAAGGTATACAAATGCCGTCTTGTTAGTCCTCCGCCGGGTTCTTTCTCCAGCATTGCTCTAATAGATCCATGAAACATGACAAAAAGTGAGTGAATTTCCTTGAGAACTTTTCTTAATGCATCAACTCTCCATATAGGTTCTGAATCATTGCTTTTGTCGGCAACCTACAAGGAAACAAACTCATATCAAATGAATACACAATTCCAAGCATTGTGATTtgagaatgaaaagaaagagaggagAAACGGGAGAAGGAACCATGACTATCCAGATATCGGGTTCGGCCTCGTAGAAAACATGAGAATGTCTTTCTGCTTCGATGACGTCGCAGGCAGCCTCTGGCGAGAAGATTCTGGAATTGCAGAATGAATcaattagtaaaataatttgagaGATAAGCAGGGTAACCTAACAAACAAACCTAGTGAAAGTGATGAGTCCTTCGCTGAGGCCAATGACGGAGAGTTGCTTTGAAAAGGGCAAACCGGcggggaagaagaagagaatctTATCGAGCTCTTGGCCTTCGTGTTGGCCTCTCCGCAAATCAAATATGCATAATTCCATCGATTCCTTCGAATTTGAAGACACACTCATTGCTATTGCAATTCAATCTCCTCAATTTCTACCTTCCCTTACTTACCAGTCAACTAAACACCACATACATTATTATTTGATAGTttgtgtaaatatttattcttgaCCTTACTTTTATCACAATGCCTCTGTTAGAGAGTTAGAAAatcttgaaatttaaataaaagaatatataaaattaagttatttttcattttctttttaatacaatcaaacaaattacattcttttatgataattttttttatttctcaaaagTCTAAGTAAGTTGAAttctgaattattattttttcgtaTCAATACAGGTTATACCAATATGGTACCCTTTTTTTATGCTAAACGTGGTATGATCCTAGAATATTTCAATTTGTACTTATAATTTGTGTTATTTACGAGAGGTCTAAAGGGATGCAGTTACTATTTGCTATGGTTCATTATGAATCTGATTGTCAAAGGTTGGTTTCTGCTTGGTGCATGAAGTCGAATGATGTAAATAATTACTCTGTTGGCATTCTTTAGGACTGTGCTGTTTTGCTTAGAGGCACGTCCTCTCA
This genomic interval from Glycine max cultivar Williams 82 chromosome 5, Glycine_max_v4.0, whole genome shotgun sequence contains the following:
- the LOC100792001 gene encoding vacuolar fusion protein CCZ1 homolog B isoform X1; the encoded protein is MSVSSNSKESMELCIFDLRRGQHEGQELDKILFFFPAGLPFSKQLSVIGLSEGLITFTRIFSPEAACDVIEAERHSHVFYEAEPDIWIVMVADKSNDSEPIWRVDALRKVLKEIHSLFVMFHGSIRAMLEKEPGGGLTRRHLYTFIMDYLRACKKRSPWDTCCCGNGEVAVSNDFLAGKKLLLPSFRDCLKERGTVQMLTIGREAAIEVQSLVRVLESSSGNTPCYSLVLFQDLLVSTSLSPDDTINLFTYAVLRLTPHALSSGTSSWSYLRKGSSASNVATESNMAHPSSLSESFYGSSDISSGEDNHYHVVRPLQSDKWSKGKDGYLVTDLWGAEVGTWVFASPTVWLQHTGEKMYLCVYQHRSLTLMLLIPVSSIPNGEQGVSAVRQQVVENASLKILKVEEKLSKGWGGDNAYHVSGYRYLLVDGDRNVSRASPATKVTTLTKESLLAMNKLRQEVELEKSRAKLDSRNCEKDLEVCIRAKNNAWVISRVTRGKELYMVLEKANETLLYASDAVEKFSDRYCNGTFSLD
- the LOC100792001 gene encoding vacuolar fusion protein CCZ1 homolog B isoform X3, translating into MSVSSNSKESMELCIFDLRRGQHEGQELDKILFFFPAGLPFSKQLSVIGLSEGLITFTRIFSPEAACDVIEAERHSHVFYEAEPDIWIVMVADKSNDSEPIWRVDALRKVLKEIHSLFVMFHGSIRAMLEKEPGGGLTRRHLYTFIMDYLRACKKRSPWDTCCCDFLAGKKLLLPSFRDCLKERGTVQMLTIGREAAIEVQSLVRVLESSSGNTPCYSLVLFQDLLVSTSLSPDDTINLFTYAVLRLTPHALSSGTSSWSYLRKGSSASNVATESNMAHPSSLSESFYGSSDISSGEDNHYHVVRPLQSDKWSKGKDGYLVTDLWGAEVGTWVFASPTVWLQHTGEKMYLCVYQHRSLTLMLLIPVSSIPNGEQGVSAVRQQVVENASLKILKVEEKLSKGWGGDNAYHVSGYRYLLVDGDRNVSRASPATKVTTLTKESLLAMNKLRQEVELEKSRAKLDSRNCEKDLEVCIRAKNNAWVISRVTRGKELYMVLEKANETLLYASDAVEKFSDRYCNGTFSLD
- the LOC100792001 gene encoding vacuolar fusion protein CCZ1 homolog B isoform X4, with the translated sequence MSVSSNSKESMELCIFDLRRGQHEGQELDKILFFFPAGLPFSKQLSVIGLSEGLITFTRIFSPEAACDVIEAERHSHVFYEAEPDIWIVMVADKSNDSEPIWRVDALRKVLKEIHSLFVMFHGSIRAMLEKEPGGGLTRRHLYTFIMDYLRDFLAGKKLLLPSFRDCLKERGTVQMLTIGREAAIEVQSLVRVLESSSGNTPCYSLVLFQDLLVSTSLSPDDTINLFTYAVLRLTPHALSSGTSSWSYLRKGSSASNVATESNMAHPSSLSESFYGSSDISSGEDNHYHVVRPLQSDKWSKGKDGYLVTDLWGAEVGTWVFASPTVWLQHTGEKMYLCVYQHRSLTLMLLIPVSSIPNGEQGVSAVRQQVVENASLKILKVEEKLSKGWGGDNAYHVSGYRYLLVDGDRNVSRASPATKVTTLTKESLLAMNKLRQEVELEKSRAKLDSRNCEKDLEVCIRAKNNAWVISRVTRGKELYMVLEKANETLLYASDAVEKFSDRYCNGTFSLD
- the LOC100792001 gene encoding vacuolar fusion protein CCZ1 homolog B isoform X2; the protein is MSVSSNSKESMELCIFDLRRGQHEGQELDKILFFFPAGLPFSKQLSVIGLSEGLITFTRIFSPEAACDVIEAERHSHVFYEAEPDIWIVMVADKSNDSEPIWRVDALRKVLKEIHSLFVMFHGSIRAMLEKEPGGGLTRRHLYTFIMDYLRACKKRSPWDTCCCGNDFLAGKKLLLPSFRDCLKERGTVQMLTIGREAAIEVQSLVRVLESSSGNTPCYSLVLFQDLLVSTSLSPDDTINLFTYAVLRLTPHALSSGTSSWSYLRKGSSASNVATESNMAHPSSLSESFYGSSDISSGEDNHYHVVRPLQSDKWSKGKDGYLVTDLWGAEVGTWVFASPTVWLQHTGEKMYLCVYQHRSLTLMLLIPVSSIPNGEQGVSAVRQQVVENASLKILKVEEKLSKGWGGDNAYHVSGYRYLLVDGDRNVSRASPATKVTTLTKESLLAMNKLRQEVELEKSRAKLDSRNCEKDLEVCIRAKNNAWVISRVTRGKELYMVLEKANETLLYASDAVEKFSDRYCNGTFSLD